Below is a window of Rattus norvegicus strain BN/NHsdMcwi chromosome 5, GRCr8, whole genome shotgun sequence DNA.
GTAGGAAAAGAGAGCTAACTCCTCTAAGTTTTCTTTTGACCTTCACAGGGGTGGTGTGGTTCATGTGTGACCATACATaaatgtgtttgtacatgtgctcacacacacacacacacacacacacagacacacacagacacacacagacacacacagacacagacacacacacacagacacacacacacacacacacacacacagagagagagagagagagagagagagagagagagagagagagagagagagccaccacAGTGGCAGTGGTTGCTGCTTTGAATCAGCATCTTGTTCTATATCCCAAGTTGGTTGGTTTCATATGTAAAAAAAAGGACCCTTCACTTTCCAATGTGAAATATGTGTTTTCTGTCTTCTAAACTGACTAGGCAGGCCAGATTTCTTACACAGTGACATCTGACAGGAACATGCATTCTATTTGGAACCTTTGCTAAACTATTGGTGAAATTGATGGCGTGGGAGACAAATGACAATTTCACATGGCGAGATCATAGGACTTGGAGTTTGGGTCCTGGCTCTACCATGTACTAACTTTCAAATTTGAATCTTCAAttctctaaaggaaaaaaaagtggttCTGACCTCAGTGGGTTGTGGTGACAAGCTGATCATGCTTTGTGAAGCACTCTTTACAGTGTGCTTGATAAGTGGCCATTTCCTTTTTCAGAGCCTAGAAAAGATGGAACGACCCCGTGGTAGCATCCTGTAGCCGACATGTAAGAGCTGCCAAGGGGATAGAGAGTGAGAGTCTGGTCAGGGACATCCTCTGTTTCGAGGCTGCCAATCTCTCATTGAGGACTGAGTCCACATTAAAGTGAAGATCCACCTATGCCCACCCCTCACCTCTCCTGTGAGAGGCAGAACTGTGGAGGACTTCCCCCTGCTGCTTAAGAACAGTGTCCAGACACACAGCAGTTCCTTTCCCAAGTCCACGACCCTCATCATTTTGAGAAATGTTAGAAGATAGAACCCTTCTCTGGCTCTCAAAATTAGAGACCTGGTGGTTATCGCTGTATGTTAATTTGTTTTGCTGTATCATTGAAGGAAGGGTTAGGAGGGTAGGATGAGGCAACCGAGCTTCTAAAGCAACAAAAGTTGggagggttgtttgttttgtttaatttgaaaAGTGTCAGGAAAATCTTATTCAAAAGCAACTTGATGAGTATACAGATTAGAAATAAATACACTGTTACTCTTGATAGAGGGCCACATTTGAGGGTAGTAAGGTCACAAAGTGATTTTTTCCTTGAAAATGTGGGTTCTGTACAGAATCAGGGAGAAAGAAGAATCAGAAGAAAGAAGGATAAACTGGGTGCTAtggtttctttcttagttttataggttttctaaaaaaaaaaaacttgtctgTTTTACATTGCCTCTTCTAGTACCTACTTGTCTTGAAATAGTGGCATCCAGAAACAGTAGGCATGACTTTCCTCCTCATTTTGACTTgttcgtggtgtgtgtgtgtgtgtgtgtgtgtgtgtgtgtgtgtgtgtgtgtgtgtgtgtgtgtgtttctttgaaaTAAGACTTCTGTCCTTTACAGCTTCTCACAGGAACCTTGGTGTTTACTGGAGTAGTTAGTTGGGTAAGTGCTCAGTGGAATTTTTTACTAAGTACCTAAAACTTGGCAAGGCCAATTTGGATAGATTGCTTCTAGGGCATGGAAGTAAGTATTTCACTTTCAACTCTCCATCTGTGAGTTTTACAGAGAATTCCATCATGAATATTGCAATTTCTAGCACGCAAGACAGTCATatgttctcttctctcttcagAAGGAAGGCCATGCACAGTCGAGGCTGGAGAAATCACAGCTTCGTAACAGAATTTATCCTCTTGGGCTTCTCCAGAAACCCCAAGACCAACTggatccttttcttcctcttcctcttcctcttcctctacttaTTTACAGTTCTGGGTAATGGACTCATCGTTACCCTGATTAGAATAGATGCTCGTCTCCACacgcccatgtacttcttcctcagcatCCTCTCCCTCCTGGATCTGAGTTATGCCACCACAACAGTGCCCCAGATGTTGGTTCATCTAGTAAGCAAGAATAAGGCCATCTCTTACACTGGATGTGTGATCCAGATGTACATTTTCTTGACACTAGGTATCACTGAGACCTGGATTTTTGCAGCTATGGCCTATGACAGATATGTCGCTATATGTTATCCACTCCACTATGGAGTCAAGATGAGTCAAACTTTATGCATAGCCCTGGtgaccagctctgccctttgtggcCTCATCTGTGCCCTTGTCTACACAGTCTTTGCAATGACTCTTCCCTACTGTGGTCCCAATGAGATCAATCATTTCTTTTGTGAAATTCCCGCTGTCTTGAAATTAGCCTGTGCAGACACATCCCTCAATGACCAAGTGGACTTCATCCTGGGCTTCATCTTGCTTCTGATCCCATTATCTCTCATCCTGGCCTCATATGTTCGGATCTTTATAGCCATTCTAAGGATTCGCTCCACCCAAGGACGGATGAAGGCCTTCTCCACCTGCGCTTCACATATCACTGTGGTCACCATGTTCTGTGTTCCGTGCATGGTCATGTACATGAGACCTGGCTCTGAAGCCTCCCCAGAAGATGACAAGAAGTTGGCCTTGTTCTATAATGTCATTTCTGCCTTCCTTAACCCCATTATTTACAGTCTCCGGAACAAGGATGTGAAGAGGGCTTTTCTCAAGTTAATTGGAAGGGGTGAGGACACCCAGTAGGAGGAGTAAGGCTGTCTGGAGTGTCTCTTGTCTCTTGGGTGTGCACCCACAATTTCACTGAGGTTCTTGGAGGGAATGAGAGAAGATTCTCAGGATGAGGGAGACACAAGAAAAAGAATGTTTTACGTGAATTTGCTAATGGATACATTAGGAAAGGACTCAAAGAATTGTGCCCAAGAATTAGCCATGTCATTGACCTTCTATGGCACTGGAAAAGTCACATTGATTTGGAGCATTCACCTCACTTCTTGGGGGAGTAATTCCCGGTTGTCAAATGGGTTTTGTGGTATTCATTATCCCCAAATGATAATAACTAaggtggtggtttttgttttcagttttctttcctcctcttctttctcctcctcctcttcctctttctccttttcctcccccttctcctcgtCTTGAGGTGTGAGTTGTTTTGgtgagctctgctctcagctctTTGCTGACATGGGCTCCTCTCCTGTTTGCATTGCGTCTGCTTCAGTTGTGGCTTCTGATTTCATCAGCTGATTTCCCTGTGATATCCTCTACTGCCAGAGAGACgtgagacagacagaggaacCCTGGACTTTGATCTTGGCTTAATTTGTTGAGATCTTAAGAAAAACCAATTGCACCCTCCAGAATCCAGTCCTCTTCGAGCTCAAATGGGGGTGGAAACCATGTTCTATTGACTGtgctataaattattttaaacttcAAATGAGAGTTGAGCTTAAAATTTAAACAACGAGAATCATTCAACCTATTAACAGAAGcttgtgtttctcagcctcagaTATGAAAGTCAAATTCATTGTCTGGTCAGGCAGTATGGGGATAGTCATGGTAGTAATTGACTGCACATACAGAGTCATGCtttcagcagagagagagagagagagagagagagagagagagagagagagagagagagagagagagagagagagagttggggatggggagggagagatatTTTAATGGAACACAGTCATAACATCAGCTGCCATGTTAATCAGGAAACAAACCATTTCTGGTGCTTCAAACCAAGTCAAATTTCTATCAAGGGCTggacagatgactcagtggtttagAACACTTGCTATTCTTGCAGGGGACCTAGTTTCAATTCCCATGGtgactcatgaccatctgtaactcaattTCAGGGGATCAGATGCCGTTTTTTGGCCcctgagggcaccaggcaggcATGCACGGCGTAAATATGTGAGAAAGCAAggcattcatatatatgaaatgaaaAAACTTAAatccattctttttaaaaatgcattcttaatatttttctatcaTTCTAGTTTCAAGAAAACTATTAAATTGCTCACCAAAAAGAAACACAAGCAAAAACTTTTAAATCATCATTTGTTGCATAAACAcaagattaaatttaaaaacatcccAAGTTCTCTTAACTGGTTTGAAAGAAGTTTTACGGGTGTGtgctgtgagctgtgtgtgtgtttcttttctgtcttaattaatattatttgtctgttttgatctttttgagagagaaagaacatgaagttgggtgggtagggagttggaagagaaagaataggatcaaaatatattgtatacatttttaaacaataaaaaattaatagaaaaaactaaaaataaagttttaactaTAGTCTAAGAATGGCTGAAATGTTACCAAAAAATCCCCAAAGATCAATAAATGCTAAAAGTATACTTTGCTCATTAGCAACTTTTTCCAGAATAGAGAGCAATCGTGGCTTACAAGGCTGCTAATGTCCCCCAAGCATTAAAGAACACTCAGGGTGATGTGCAACTGTTGAAGGGAAGTCTCCAGGGTGGGTTTCCTGCCTGAAAGACTCAGCCTTGAAGGAGAAAAGCCCTGGGGAAGAAGAGCCTTGGCACCTGAAGATAGAAATAGAGTTGCCAGTAATGCACCCTCTTTTTCTTGGGGACTTGTTAAGAAAAATGCCCTGGGGTCATTAGAAGGGCATGTGGGACATCTGTAGAGATAAAAGGGGTTTTCTTAGAGTTCTCAAGGCACTGAAAACCCACAGCAGGCTCAcccagcttcctctcctcccaaCATGATACCTTTGCTCTGGTATTGCCAACCTCTCAGATTTCAGCATAGGCCGGACCAGATACCTACCCTCAGTTTCTTACTGCCTTCTCACCTATTCATAAAACAGACTCCGAGTTTTTCAGGATGTTTTGTAGTTATTTTCAAACCATGAAAgtttaagaattctttttttaaaagatttatttatttattatatataagtacactgtagctgtcttcagacacaccagaagagagaatttaAGAATTCTTAATACTACGGACAAAGTGTTCAACTCTGGCCCCAGAAGCAACAATGTCATCAAACTGTAAGAAATGAAGACTGGATAGcccccagagacctagggtagaaccaaatGGAACTGGCAAAAGTAtcgtaaaacaaaacaaaacaaaacaaaataatttctaatgctattctgctatactcatagattggtgctttgtccagtcatcatcagagaggtttcctccagcagcagatgggagtggatgcagagactcacaaccaGACACTATGGAGGAGTCAAATTGGGGGTCTTCATTGGGTACCTCCTTTCAGAGATcagggaaccccacagaagagggaaaggagaggttgTTAAGTCAGAGGGAATGGAGTATACCAGAAGAACTTGGaccactgaatcaactaagcagggtgcATATGAGCTCATAGAgattgaagcagcaagcacagggcctgcatgtGTCTACACCAGGTCCTCTATGTAAATGTTATggttgtttccttggtgtctctGTGGGACTCCTACCAGTGGGAGCAggtgtatctctgactcttttgcctgttcttgagactcttttcctcctattgggttatTTTATCCAGACTCAATATGAGGGATTTTGCCCTGTCttattgaattttgttttgtcatgtttgaCTGTTATTTCTTAGAGGCCCACTCTTTTCTGAAGAAGGGGAATGgaacaggagggagggagtggggagttgggaggagtggaaggaaaaaaaactgtgGTTGGGATTTATTGTACAAGAGAAGAATCTACTtccaataaacatttaaaagaaggAAAGCCATCTTACAGAGTATGACATGCGTCTTGGCCTTGAATCCCTTAAAAAGAAATAACTGCTAATATGTATTCATATGTTTGCATAAAGTTATCTCAAATGTGAATGGCTTGGATGTCTTTGCTCTAGTTCATGGTGAAACAAAATagaactaaacaacaacaacaacaacaacaaagtaaaattattattaaaaaaaaaaaaccccacagccCAGCCAGGCATTGGTGGTACATGtttttaatctcaacacttggaggcagaggcaggtggatctctgtgagtttgaggctattctggtctacatagtgagttccaggatagtcagagctATAGAGACA
It encodes the following:
- the Or13p8b gene encoding olfactory receptor 2B6 isoform X2 produces the protein MHSRGWRNHSFVTEFILLGFSRNPKTNWILFFLFLFLFLYLFTVLGNGLIVTLIRIDARLHTPMYFFLSILSLLDLSYATTTVPQMLVHLVSKNKAISYTGCVIQMYIFLTLGITETWIFAAMAYDRYVAICYPLHYGVKMSQTLCIALVTSSALCGLICALVYTVFAMTLPYCGPNEINHFFCEIPAVLKLACADTSLNDQVDFILGFILLLIPLSLILASYVRIFIAILRIRSTQGRMKAFSTCASHITVVTMFCVPCMVMYMRPGSEASPEDDKKLALFYNVISAFLNPIIYSLRNKDVKRAFLKLIGRGEDTQ
- the Or13p8b gene encoding olfactory receptor 2D3 isoform X3, whose amino-acid sequence is MLGEKNHSFVTEFILLGFSRNPKTNWILFFLFLFLFLYLFTVLGNGLIVTLIRIDARLHTPMYFFLSILSLLDLSYATTTVPQMLVHLVSKNKAISYTGCVIQMYIFLTLGITETWIFAAMAYDRYVAICYPLHYGVKMSQTLCIALVTSSALCGLICALVYTVFAMTLPYCGPNEINHFFCEIPAVLKLACADTSLNDQVDFILGFILLLIPLSLILASYVRIFIAILRIRSTQGRMKAFSTCASHITVVTMFCVPCMVMYMRPGSEASPEDDKKLALFYNVISAFLNPIIYSLRNKDVKRAFLKLIGRGEDTQ
- the Or13p8b gene encoding olfactory receptor 2B6 isoform X1, encoding MWVLRGWRNHSFVTEFILLGFSRNPKTNWILFFLFLFLFLYLFTVLGNGLIVTLIRIDARLHTPMYFFLSILSLLDLSYATTTVPQMLVHLVSKNKAISYTGCVIQMYIFLTLGITETWIFAAMAYDRYVAICYPLHYGVKMSQTLCIALVTSSALCGLICALVYTVFAMTLPYCGPNEINHFFCEIPAVLKLACADTSLNDQVDFILGFILLLIPLSLILASYVRIFIAILRIRSTQGRMKAFSTCASHITVVTMFCVPCMVMYMRPGSEASPEDDKKLALFYNVISAFLNPIIYSLRNKDVKRAFLKLIGRGEDTQ